Proteins from a single region of Panulirus ornatus isolate Po-2019 chromosome 64, ASM3632096v1, whole genome shotgun sequence:
- the LOC139746160 gene encoding uncharacterized protein, which produces MFSSGQDSYERVQTSGPFSGGYVRCNPTHEDMLETFDISMLDREDAQSFGGSVGSPGASDYPALTSFAEEDRSYMTDGHGLERAYGGAWIAEGTPDVCSELSLLDAAHGYPTLTTTAAAAGGCWPAAGPDHQQPFSPWPSDPSHLPVPGHSSWPCDLDHLPIPGQMSSTATLTERKLKVYEWPPQSDPELEKKRMRAIKALRNRLKGSQQEEEQYARLTGLSRDVHQLQQEKQTRQQTVAALEAHLRRLALAASAGQGLVPGITTHHSSLS; this is translated from the coding sequence ATGTTCTCTTCTGGACAAGACAGTTACGAAAGGGTGCAGACGTCAGGTCCCTTTTCCGGCGGGTACGTGCGCTGTAACCCGACCCACGAGGACATGCTGGAAACATTCGATATATCCATGTTGGACAGGGAGGACGCCCAGTCCTTCGGCGGCAGTGTGGGTTCTCCCGGAGCCAGCGACTACCCGGCATTGACGAGTTTCGCAGAGGAAGATCGTTCGTACATGACCGACGGTCATGGCCTGGAGAGGGCTTACGGAGGCGCATGGATAGCCGAGGGTACGCCAGATGTTTGCTCAGAGCTCTCCTTGCTGGACGCAGCGCACGGTTACCCAACGCTGacgactactgctgctgctgctggaggctgCTGGCCTGCTGCAGGTCCGGACCACCAGCAGCCTTTCTCACCGTGGCCTAGTGACCCCAGCCACTTGCCGGTTCCAGGACACTCTTCATGGCCTTGTGACCTCGACCACCTGCCAATTCCAGGACAGATGTCGTCGACGGCGACGCTCACCGAAAGGAAGCTGAAGGTGTACGAGTGGCCGCCCCAGAGCGACCCAGAGctggagaagaagaggatgagggcGATAAAGGCCCTGAGGAACCGGCTGAAAGggagccagcaggaggaggagcagtacgcCAGGCTGACCGGCCTGAGCAGGGACGTACACCAGCTGCAGCAGGAGAAGCAGACGCGGCAGCAGACCGTCGCTGCCTTGGAGGCTCACCTGAGAAGGCTGGCCTTAGCCGCTTCTGCTGGCCAGGGTCTGGTCCCtggtattaccacacatcattccTCACTCTCCTGA